DNA sequence from the Urocitellus parryii isolate mUroPar1 chromosome 12, mUroPar1.hap1, whole genome shotgun sequence genome:
AGGCCTGAGTCACTCCCAGACAGCAGCTTGCTCCACCCACTGTGTCCTGTGGGGTGTGGAGCTTTCTCTTGTTGCCTTGCTGAGGGGGTCAGATGAACAGGATCCCTGAGCTGGCTGAGAGGGTGGACTGGGGGGACCAGCAGCTTGACATAGTCCATCGGGTTCAAGAAGTGATAAATCTGGGTGTACGGAGATGAGATGTGTGGGTAGGTAAGAAGTGGCAGGtccagaggggaggaggggctgaggGGGATGGAAGGCAGACACAGCCAGACCTCAGTGTGGAATTAAACACCAGGAGTTTGTGTTTCGTGAGGGCATGGGCTGGTCAATCCGGTTCATCTCCTGGAACCACAGTAGGCTGTTTGTTGAAGGAATGAGGAGTTGGGGGAAGCCACGGACAGGCTGAGGTTCTGTGCCCCCCACCACCCGGAGATGACTCTGGGGGTGACTCATGTCTGGCCATCCCGCACTTTTTCTTAGTCTAAATCCACTGACCCTTTTTAGCTGCAGGACCTTCCTTATAGAGTTCCTAAATTTCTAGCAAGTTGCCTTTCTTCCCTGCAGAGCTGAGAAAGTTGAGGTTTTCTGAAGTGTGAGAATGGTGTGCTGTCCTGAGGACCATCTGGACCATTCCAGGCTCTGAGAACTGCGTTCCTGTTCTCTCTGCCTGTGTCCTCTGCCATATCACATCCACCATGGGTGAACACAGAGCCAAATGAGATGAGTGGACAGAAATGGGGGGAGCAGGCATATCTGCCGGGGGATGGCCAGCTTCTGTGTTGGCAGAGAAACCGATGGGCCAGCCTAATCCAGTTCTTTCTTGCTGTGGGATGCTGGCCCCAGGCCAGTCTAAACCTGAGAGTCTCCACATCAGGGCTTGGCTGGTTGAGTGCTTGAAGGCATCCCTCACCCACCATTACCTGCCCCCAGGCCCCAAGTTTGCCCTGGACCCTGCAGGGGTACAGCCATGGAGGCCAGGTGCCAGTCCTGCTCAGAGGAGAGAGGCCTTGGGAAATGTCAGGACTAGGCCCGCCACACCCAAAGTAGGTGGAGAAACAGGGGTGACATGGTACCCTTCCTGGAAACAGTATTTTGATCCTATTTCCTGTAGAAGCTGACCACAGGGGGGTTTGAATGGCAAGGCGGTTTCCTTTCTTGGGAAGACTCAAGAGCACAGTTTTCAGTAACTCTAAGAGATGGTCAGGCCACAGCTTTATTTCTGAAGAGAACCTGTGCCCTGTCTTCCCACCTCTTTCTCCTCCAGGGAAACTGGGGCCACTGTTGGACACCAGTCTCCTAGAAAAGCCCTTTTCTCTTCCAGTAGGGTTTGACAAGCCTTAAAATACAGGAGGGAAAAGCAACAGTTAATACAAATAAGgagaacagaagagaaaagcaGATGTGTTAGCCTAAGTGCAAATGAGCATTGACACCCAAGTCGCCCTGCACCTGCGGGTGGGCTGGGAGAAGGCATGCACTAGCTTGAAGTCTGGAGGGCTCTTTGTGGGTTTAACTGTGCGTTcattctctgggcctcagtctctttgtctgtaaaatgagGTAAAAGTACTTCCTCAGAGGTTTATTGAATCACAAAAGATCTTACATGCAGAGGACCTGAAATAGTGCCTGGCCCCAAGCATTCATCTGGGAATGGGGAGGGTACTGGCAGGCAGAGAGGAGCTGCTTACCTGCAGGTGGCTACCTTCTCTGCCAAGAATGCACTCTCCCCTTGCTCCCATCCAGGTACTAAGAGACAGCCTGGGAAACTGTCTTGTTCTGGTCCTGTTCCACATTGTTCCCAGGCCCACTTGAGTCCCCTGCTTCCCAGCAGTTTCTGCAGGATGCTTACTTCATGCACATTGAATGTGACCTTAGGCGAGTTTCCTTGACTGTTAGTCCCTCTGAGCTCAGAGAGTCCATGTGGTATCTTCCCCTCTTTTTGTCCTGACTTCCGGAGGTCTGGAGAGGCTTACCAGCCTTCCTAGCTCTTGGCAGCTCAACTCCACCCACTGTTAGTATGGGATGGAAATATCCCCAGGAAAGTCCCACAGACCCTGGTTTGGTGTTCTGCTGCTGGTGGCAGGCTATGTTGTTCTGTCCTCTGTGGGTGAGGAACCCCTGGGCTCATGGGCTCATGGGCGGTGACTCATCAAGTCTCCCGTGGGCAGTCAGGGTCTGGGGCAGGCCAATAAGCCCatttatgtgccaggcaccacaTGCTGCTCTTCCCCCTTTGGCAGCAGCCTGATTTGCTTGGCCCCTTGCTCTCTACCAACAGAGTAGTCCAGATGACTGGGGAAAGGAGAGGGGCTGTGGccaccacacacacaatttaGACATGGGCTGTGCAGTCAGTCCTGTGCCAGTCACTGAAAAAAGAGTGCTCAGACATGCTGGGATGCCCTTTAGGACAGAAACAGATGTTGACTCATGTAGCCTTCCCAGCAGCCATGTGAAGGAGGGCTCTCCATCTCTCctgtttgcagatgaggaaaccatgGTGGAAAATATATTTGCCCATTATCATGTGACTACAGAGGAGCCGAGCCGGTAGTTTGCAGTCTATGTGTCTAATCACCAGACCAACTGGCCTCCCTAAGGCTCCAGAGCTTGTCCGTACCAAAGGCTCAATTCTAACGTGGAGAACGCTTTCCCCACCATTCAGAGAAAAGGCCAGAAGAACCTACGCCATCTGTAGACAGAGCCGGGGGTCCTCACACTCCTTCTGCTTTTCCATTTCTAGGCAGTCTGACTTCTCTCTAGAGGCAAAGCCCTATGTCCCTCCTTCTATGGGAGAATAAAGAAGCCCCTTGGAAACAAGGTGGGTACAGGTCCCAGAGGACTGCACTGCACTCATTGAAGCCCAGCACCCTGAGTACCCTCCCTGGACTGTGCACTCCCACCTTGGTGACAATCATCTTTGCTGCCCTTCTGTGGTCTTATTGTGTTTGCCAACTTTAAGAGTTACTACCACAGACTGAGAAAACACATGATGGAAAAATTTTCTTACAAATACTTTGGAAATTATTGCTAAGGACCTTTAACAGTCCTTTTTACTCAATGTTTTCATAATCTTGATATAACATAAAGGTTGTGAAGTAGCACATTCGAAGGTACCAGAATTACCCTCCAGGGTCAATGCTCTGGGACATGAACTTTCTTTGGCAGGCATGACCTTGGGCCCCAGAGCTCTGTGTAACTCATATAACTGTACCACACGTTCTGAGCAAGTCAGAGGACACTCAGGTGAAGTTTAACTTAGGTGGAGTCATTGTGGATGACTCAGATGTGCAACGATTTACAACATTTTTGTTGCTGCTATTCAGTGCTCTGTTAAAATTGTGGGGAGGGCTCTAGAGCATTCTAAACCTGGTATTTCTGGCTGGAATATTTTAATCTCACTATACCCCTGCCAAAAGATCACAACCTTAAATCTCCTATGGCATGATTGGTTAGTCTTGATTTAAGCCATATAATAAAACACCCCCAAATGTGCACAACAAATTTTATTAGTGTCAAAGTCACACCCAGTACCACACAGGGGACCAGGAAGCAATCTTAAATCCCAGAAGGACAGGAAAGCTTCCAGGATGCAAAGAGACCAACCCCCTACTACATCCTAAAGCAGGCATATTCACGGAAAGAGCCAAATGGAAATTGGCATTTCCTGAAGGCCTACTGCGTTCCAGTCACTCGCTACCTCATCCAATTCCGGCCACAGGGAAGGTAGTGCCTGTTAACACTCCACATTCTTGATAACGCGTCTGCGAGAGAGTGGGATCTGCTCAAGGTGACACACTGCAGCAAGTGTCAGAATCTGAATCCCAGGCAGTGTTCTCGCACCGCGCCGCCGACCTGGCAGAACACGCAGAGCTGCCGCGGGGAAATTAACGACCCACAGCCATCCTGAGGTTCTGCGCCACAGCTGGGGCCACAGGCCGGCACCCGTGACTCCTTAGCCTTGCAGTTTTCACCCAAGTGTGTGACTGCGGAGCAAAGCGACCACGTGAGTGGCCCGGCCCCACAGCTGGGCGAGAGACAGCCTGTCTGGCCAAGGACAAATCGCAGGTGCGAGTGCGAGTCAGGACGGGATCCGGGGCCCTAGGGCACAACTCCCCTCCTAGTTACCTGGCCGCCCGGAGGGGCCGCGGCCAGGCGTGACACCCAGGCGCGGTAGTCCTAACTGCGCTCAAAGTGCGGCGGGCGCCGCAAACCGGGGCCGCGTGGGAGACACTAGAAATAAGGTTGGCCGTAGCCTCCGTGGCCCGCAAGACGACTTCCGAGGGCCAGGAGAGGGTTGGCACGGTTCCGGCGAGGGACCGGACACTGCGGGACACCGGGAGGGGCCGACTTGTCCCACGTGGACGCGCTCCCCGCCAGGGGCGTGGCCGCGGCGAGGCCTGGGCCAATGAGCGCCGCCGTAGGGCTCGCCCTGCCGAGCGCGCCGGGCCAGCAGGCACCGCGTCACGCCGGGGGCGGGGCTTGGGCGGCGCGAGGCGCGGCAGGTCACGCGGGTCGCGCGCCGGCTATAAGTAGGGGCGGCGGCGTGCTCCGCCAGAGTGATGGCTGCCGGCGCGCGCTGCGTGTTTTCTTCTCTCGGCTGCTGAGGCACCCGCAGCCGCTCCCCGTGTGGGTCGCGCGCCCGCCGCGCCGTCGCCCCGGGCCCTCGCCAGCCTCAAGTGTGCCCGCGCCCCGTTGCCGCCGCCGTCTGGTCTCCTCTCCTGCGCGAACCCGGGTTCCCCTGGTGAGTGGCGGCGCCGCCTCGCCTAGGCTCTTTCTTCTCCCGGGGCGGGCGCGGGCGCCGCGGCGTGGGAGGCGGCGGGCGGCTCCTGGCTCGCGGCTGCCGCCTCCCAACCGCGCCCGCCCGTCCGCCCGCCAGCCCGCCCGCGGGCCTTTTTGGCGGTCCCGGGTGGCGCGCGCGGGAACGGCCCTGTTCCGGCTTCGAGCGCGCGCGCGGGACGGCGTGGGGGACCCGAGCCACGTGCCCCGCCGCCTCGGGTCCCGCTGGGGCTGGCGACGGGGATAGCGGGCCGGGGGCCGCGGGCGGAGCCCGACCGGCTCGCCGCTCGGCCCCCAGGGCGCGCCGCTATTGTTGTGTTCTCCCCCAGGATAAACTTGCGTCCTTGCTCTAATCCGCCATGGGATTCTGCGCCGCGCTTGTAGCCCTGCAGAGCCAAAGACACCCCAGACAACAGACGCCCTCCCGCAGCGTATAGCAGTGACTCCGGCTCACCTGCGCCCTAGTTTACAgtatttaatgttatatattatagaCTATTTATTATAGCGATTTTGATACCTCATATTCTGTTTACACACCCTGAACGCCGCTCAGTAATTCTCTTATCAATCCAACCACTACTCGAGAGCATGGCATCTACCGTGGCAACGCTGATAGCCAGCACCGCGTCTGGCCCCCTGGCGCAGCAGCAGTTCCTGTGGATGCTCATCCTGGGCTTCATCATCGCCTTCGTCTTGGCCTTCTCCGTGGGAGCCAATGATGTGGCAAATTCGTTTGGCACAGCTGTGGGCTCAGGCGTGGTGACCCTGAAGCAAGcctgcatcctcgccagcatCTTCGAAACTGTGGGCTCGGTCTTACTGGGGGCGAAGGTGAGCGAGACCATCCGCAAGGGCCTGATTGACGTGAACATGTACAACTCGAGCCAAGAGCATATTCTGCTCATGGCTGGCTCAGTCAGCGCGATGTTTGGTGAGTTCTTTTTATGTATTGTGGTGGGTGAGCGAATTTGTATCATGGGTGGTTCCATTTTTTTGTGCTGAACCTTTCAGATTATTTCGTTCATAATATTGCTTACATAatgatatgtgtatacatatgcatattactatttgtatattatacatgtatgtgtgtgtgtcatgtATTTTCCATTTACTTACTAAAATTTGGTTCTGTTTCAGGTTCTGCTGTGTGGCAACTAGTGGCTTCATTTTTGAAGCTCCCCATTTCTGGGACCCATTGTATTGTTGGTGCAACCATTGGTTTCTCCCTCGTGGCAAAGGGGCAAAAGGGTGTCAAGTGGTCTGAACTGATAAAAATTGGTATGTTTAATCCTGAATGGCTTAATTTTTGTTCTGGTCCTGTGTTACCTTGGCTTTGCATATATCTGTAAATGGTGTAAAATAGGCAGATTTTGAGTTTTGAAATGGagcatatttaacatttaaagtaTTTACTGAGTTTCACTAGTTTACATttatccttcctcttttttttccagtgatgTCTTGGTTCATCTCTCCACTGCTTTCTGGTATCATGTCTGGAATCTTGTTCTTTCTTGTGCGTGCATTCATCCTCCGCAAGGTAATTTTTCTCCTCCCTGTTGTGACCTTCCAGGGGTCACACTCAGTCTGTTTTTCACACTGGGTGACATTCTTGAAGATGTGATTGGTATGTAGTTATGTGGCCTTGAAAAGTTCTTTGTTCTATGCTTCTCTTGTGTGTTGAGGAGTTGCATGAAAGAAGCGTTTTTAATACTTAAGAAGACATTCAGGAAGGAAAAAGTCGAGTATCATGGGGCATGTTAGGAACAGgcttggaagggaaaaaaaagtaaggaaacaTTCAAGGTGGCTTTGCCAGCTGTATGTAGGTTATTACTTCATTGAAAACACCATTGTTTTCAGGACAATTGAAATTGTAAGCTTGGGGTTCAACAAGTCACAACATCCCGTGGCTACAGCTAAATGGGTCTCCACAGTGCTGACTATTGGAACCagtttataaaatttctaaatgaGGCTTCAACCTCTTGTGATTCTCACTATAgttaaaaaagaaccaataaagatGAGTTTTTGTGGGGGTCGGGGGATGGTGGCAGATTGGGCAACCATTTAATTTCCTGTGTATTTGAAAATCCCTTTTGAGGTACCTAGTAGCATTTCTTCTATCAAGAAGTCCGATGCTGCCTCCAAAATAGACAACAAGGGATTACATTGACATTGGACTGAGTTACAGtaagaataaatgcatttttctcaGGAAACAAAGTTGCCCTTTTTCTAAGGTGAATGTTCTTAACAGCCCATTgttattcacttaaaaaaatgccCCTAAACTGTAGAAATCTGAGTGAAGAGAGATAGACGGCTTAATCCCAAGGGTAAGAATGAATTCAGACCTCTacttgtcttctgtatttctgaactTCTCTGGGGAAGAATTTGGGTTTGTCTTATAGAAATTCTATTAACTGGGAAAGTGATTCTCCAGTTACCCTTATCCATAGCCTGAGATTTGGCAGAACACACTAGTTTAATACTTGGAACATTTGTAGTTTGATATAAAGTGACAGTAGAAAGTTCATTGGTACTGGCTCTTAAGTTCCGCAGTTTCAGTCAGGAAGCCGGTATGATGGTATGATTGGTACCTATACTCCCACTGCCCACATCTGTGGTACATGGTGATGTGCTTACATTTGAAACTCACCAGAAATCAGGATCCAGAGTATTGTGTTCTTTCTAGAATCCCCTATCCCACTGCATACCagaaaaaccagaaaaatgaacAGCATCCTTTGTTAAGAATTCTTGCTTTACAAAGGTTTATACTGGCCCTTTTGATTATTGGGAAGTAGATCATTCTGATTCTGGAGACAAATTGTGTGTCTGACCTCCACAAAATAAATAGGCCCTTCCTGAAGGGGAGGTGGAGCTGCTCTGAGGAGCAGCGAGGGATTTTGATATCTCATTTGAGGAATGCAAGCCAGGTACTTCTACTGAGAGCTTAAGTTAGATGTATTAATTTTATAGCCACATATATATTGGTGTGGGGATGGGCATGGGCAAGGACGATTGGAATGAGGTTTCCATTCAGTGCTCACCCTGAGCAtctttgcacacacacactcacctgcTTGCACTCTTGCATGCGAGTCAGTAATGAGTGGATGAGTATGAACATTTGTGGTTGTtgttgattttaaatttcaagaaaacatCCTTAGACTAGTAAGCTTTGAGGTGTCCAGCTCTACAGTCTCCATATTTGACTGTTAAGATACATTCACACTCTTAAAATTTGATCTTTAAAGTtgaggttaaaatattttttttattttaaaaaatactgaaaattttctgactttttttttttttttcaaaggtgtTGGCCTTTGAGTAGGAAAAGGCAGAGTGGAGGTGGGGGTTCTTCTGTGAAGAAATGTGACACTCAACAAAAACAGTAGTGATGAAGTTTTCCTGTTGTATTTAAGTTCTAGCCAAAGAAAATCAAGCTTTTAGCATTCTTCTACTTGTTTGGAATCATATTTAGTTTCTCTAGGATATGTTCCCTttaatatgtaaaacataaacTGTTCTGGGGAGAGGAAATGTGAAGATCCATTTGCTAACTAAATGATAACTAACTTATAAGATAGTCACATCACTTCCAAGTAAAGTTTTGAATGTGTGCTGAGTAGCTCATGGTGTAAGTATTGTTTCATAAAATCACTCTCCCTGCTTCCCTCTTGGAAGTGACTGGGAGGAGGTTGGAGAGAGAGTAAAAAGAAGAgacttttcttttacctttttcctaaaattgtcaattttgtttttaaaccatgAACTCATGTTTCATAATGTACTATGAGTAGGATTACTC
Encoded proteins:
- the Slc20a1 gene encoding sodium-dependent phosphate transporter 1 isoform X3, whose amino-acid sequence is MASTVATLIASTASGPLAQQQFLWMLILGFIIAFVLAFSVGANDVANSFGTAVGSGVVTLKQACILASIFETVGSVLLGAKVSETIRKGLIDVNMYNSSQEHILLMAGSVSAMFGSAVWQLVASFLKLPISGTHCIVGATIGFSLVAKGQKGVKWSELIKIVMSWFISPLLSGIMSGILFFLVRAFILRKADPVPNGLRALPVFYACTVGINLFSIMYTGAPWLKSPRRWLACAHFRRLQASVC